The proteins below are encoded in one region of Pangasianodon hypophthalmus isolate fPanHyp1 chromosome 6, fPanHyp1.pri, whole genome shotgun sequence:
- the LOC113534571 gene encoding extracellular calcium-sensing receptor-like, producing MVFAIEEINNRTDILPGINLGYKIYDTCESVELTTRASLSLVNGQGKNATSVSCSKPETVQAIIGQSSSTPTIAISATVGPLHIPVVSHFASCACLSDRKKHSSFFRTVPSDYFQSRALAKLVKHFGWTWVGALCSNNDYGKNGINEFISAAEEEGICVEYSRAFFKTDPREKILNIVEIIKASTSKVIVAFVAYSDFGFLLREMVLQNMTGFQWIGSESWISDLNTANSEWQHILKGSVGFAIPNTKINGLGEFLTKLNPASDIAIYKEVWETIFQCKFLTQENVEMKQLCKTNESLTQVENIYTDVSDLRIAHNVYKAVYAVAYALHNSYGCSERDNGQEVAIACTNLADDQQPWKILNELKKIHFTTAAGEDVFFDENGDPAARYDVLNWQQGKDGKTVIVKVGFYDASLQTHLQLSFNNISLSWAHNKLQVPVSVCSPSCPPGTRKAVQKGRPICCFDCIPCAEGEISNITDSVTCIKCPPELWSNDKKDTCVLKLVEFLSFEESMGIILVSFSLLGVSFTICIAVIFFKHKDTPIVRANNSELSFLLLFSLTLCFLCSITFIGWPSEWSCMLRHTAFGIIFVLCISCVLGKTVVVLMAFRATLPGSNVMKWFGPLQQRLSVLAFTLVQVIICVIWLNISPPFPYKNMNYYKEKIILECSLGSAIGFWAVLGYIGFLAFLCFILAFLARKLPDNFNEAKFITFSMLIFCAVWITFIPAYVSSPGKFTVAVEIFAILASSFGLLFCIFLPKCYIIILKPEKNTKKQMMTKAPPK from the exons ATGGTATTTGCAATTGAGGAAATCAACAACAGAACCGATATCCTTCCAGGGATCAATTTGGGTTATAAAATCTATGATACCTGTGAATCAGTTGAATTGACCACAAGAGCTTCCTTATCCTTAGTCAATGGCCAAGGAAAAAATGCAACTTCAGTGTCCTGCTCCAAACCTGAAACTGTTCAAGCAATTATAGGACAGTCATCGTCTACCCCCACTATTGCCATCTCTGCTACAGTGGGACCTTTGCACATACCTGTG GTAAGTCACTTTGCATCCTGTGCATGCTtgagtgacagaaaaaaacactcatcTTTCTTCAGAACTGTTCCCAGTGATTATTTTCAGAGCAGAGCTTTGGCAAAGCTGGTCAAACATTTTGGATGGACATGGGTAGGGGCGCTATGCAGTAATAATGACTATGGGAAAAATGGCATAAATGAATTTATCAGTGCTGCCGAAGAAGAGGGAATCTGTGTTGAGTATTCCAGGGCATTTTTTAAGACGGACCCCAGAGAAAAAATTCTCAACATAGTTGAAATTATCAAGGCTTCAACCTCCAAAGTTATTGTAGCTTTTGTTGCATACTCTGACTTTGGATTTCTTCTGAGGGAAATGGTCTTGCAGAACATGACTGGGTTTCAGTGGATTGGAAGTGAGTCCTGGATCTCAGATTTGAATACTGCCAATTCTGAATGGCAGCATATTCTGAAAGGGTCTGTGGGTTTTGCTATCCCAAATACTAAAATCAATGGCCTAGGGGAATTTCTGACTAAGCTTAATCCAGCTTCTGATATAGCTATTTACAAAGAGGTGTGGGAAACAATATTTCAATGTAAATTTCTGACACAAGAAAatgttgaaatgaaacaattgTGTAAAACCAATGAAAGCCTCACACAAGTTGAAAACATTTATACAGATGTTTCAGACTTACGAATTGCACATAATGTTTATAAAGCTGTGTATGCTGTGGCTTATGCCCTACATAACAGTTATGGCTGCTCAGAGAGGGACAATGGACAAGAGGTTGCTATTGCATGTACAAACTTAGCAGATGACCAGCAACCGTGGAAG ATATTGAATGAGCTGAAGAAAATCCATTTCACCACTGCAGCAGGAGAGGATGTATTCTTTGATGAGAATGGAGACCCAGCAGCGAGGTATGATGTGCTGAACTGGCAGCAAGGTAAAGATGGTAAAACAGTGATTGTTAAAGTGGGCTTCTATGATGCCTCTCTGCAAACTCACCTTCAGCTGTCATTTAACAACATCAGTTTATCCTGGGCCCACAACAAACTGCAG GTGCCAGTCTCTGTGTGTAGTCCGAGTTGTCCCCCGGGCACCAGGAAGGCAGTGCAGAAAGGAAGGCCGATCTGCTGCTTTGACTGTATACCATGCGCAGAGGGGGAAATTAGTAATATAACAG ATTCTGTAACGTGCATCAAGTGCCCTCCTGAACTGTGGTCTAATGACAAGAAAGATACATGTGTCTTAAAGCTGGTAGAATTCCTGTCATTTGAGGAAAGCATGGGGATCATTCTTGTATCATTTTCTTTGTTAGGAGTGTCTTTCACCATCTGCATTgctgtaattttctttaaacacaAGGACACTCCAATTGTTAGAGCAAATAATTCTGAACTGAGCTTTCTGTTGCtcttctctctgactctgtgttttctctgttcAATTACTTTTATTGGATGGCCCTCTGAGTGGTCTTGTATGCTGCGCCACACAGCATTTGGGATCATCTTTGTCCTTTGTATCTCCTGTGTTTTGGGGAAAACAGTAGTGGTATTAATGGCCTTCAGGGCTACACTTCCAGGCTCTAATGTCATGAAATGGTTTGGGCCTCtacagcagagactcagtgTACTTGCATTCACTCTTGTACAGGTCATTATTTGTGTGATTTGGCTAAACATTTCTCCTCCATTTCCttacaaaaatatgaattacTACAAGGAAAAGATCATATTAGAATGTAGTTTAGGCTCAGCTATAGGTTTCTGGGCCGTGCTGGGTTATATAGgatttttggcttttttatgttttattttggctTTTCTGGCTCGAAAGCTACCTGATAATTTCAATGAAGCAAAATTCATCACATTTAGTATGCTCATATTTTGTGCAGTTTGGATCACTTTTATTCCTGCTTATGTCAGCTCTCCTGGAAAATTTACCGTAGCTGTAGAGATATTTGCCATTTTAGCCTCAAGCTTTGGTTTACTATTCTGCATATTTCTCCCAAAGTGTTATATAATCATCCTGAAACCAGAGAAGAATACTAAAAAGCAAATGATGACTAAAGCTCCTCCTAAATGA
- the LOC113534753 gene encoding extracellular calcium-sensing receptor-like, with protein sequence MVFAIEEINNRTDILPGINLGYKIYDTCGSVELTTRASLSLVNGHGENKTSVPCSKPETVQAIIGQTSSTPTIAISATVGPLHIPVVSHFASCACLSDRKKHPSFFRTVPSDYFQSRALAKLVKHFGWTWVGALCSDNDYGKNGINEFISAAKEEGICVEYSKAFFKTDPREKILKIVEIIKASTSKVIVAFVAYSDFGFLLREMVLQNMTGFQWIGSESWISDLNTANAEWQHILKGSVGFAIPKAKINGLGEFLTKLNPASNIAIYKEVWETIFQCKLLTQENVKMKQLCKSNESLTQVQNLYTDVSDLRLANNVYKAVYAVAYALHNTYGCSKKDSGQESANVCTNLADNQQPWQVVNNLKKIHFTTTTGEDVFFDENGDPAARYDVLNWQQGNDGKTVFVKVGFYDASLQTHLQLSFINNSIAWTHNKPQVPVSVCSQSCPPGSRKAVQKGRPICCFDCIPCAEGEISNITDSITCIKCSPDLWSNDKKDTCVLKLVEFLSFKEIMGIILVSFSLLGVSFTICIAVIFFKHKDTPIVRANNSELSFLLLFSLTLCFLCSLTFIGQPSEWSCMLRHTAFGITFVLCISCVLGKTVVVLMAFKATHPGSNVMKWFGPLQQRLCVLAFTLVQVIICVLWLTISPPFPHNNMNYYKEKIILECNVGSAIGFWVVLGYIGLLALLCFILAFLARKLPDNFNEAKFITFSILIFCAVWITFIPAYVSSPGKFTVAVEIFAILASSFGLLFCIFVPKCYIIILKPDKNTKKQMMAKAPVK encoded by the exons aTGGTATTTGCCATTGAGGAAATCAACAACAGAACTGATATTCTTCCTGGCATCAATTTGGGTTATAAAATCTATGATACATGTGGATCAGTTGAATTGACCACAAGAGCCTCCTTGTCCTTAGTCAATGGCCATGGAGAAAATAAAacttcagtgccttgctcaaaaCCTGAAACTGTTCAAGCAATCATAGGGCAAACATCCTCTACCCCCACAATTGCCATATCTGCTACAGTGGGACCTTTGCATATTCCTGTG GTTAGCCACTTTGCATCATGTGCTTGCTtgagtgacagaaaaaaacacccaTCTTTCTTCAGAACTGTTCCCAGTGATTATTTCCAGAGCAGAGCTTTGGCAAAGCTGGTCAAACATTTTGGATGGACCTGGGTAGGGGCCCTTTGCAGTGATAATGACTATGGGAAAAATGGCATAAATGAATTTATCAGTGCTGCCAAAGAAGAGGGAATCTGTGTTGAGTATTCCAAGGCATTTTTTAAGACGGACCCCAGagaaaaaattctgaaaatagTTGAGATTATCAAGGCTTCAACTTCCAAAGTTATTGTAGCTTTTGTCGCATACTCTGACTTTGGATTTCTTCTGAGGGAAATGGTCTTGCAGAACATGACTGGGTTTCAGTGGATTGGAAGTGAGTCCTGGATCTCAGATTTGAACACTGCTAATGCTGAATGGCAGCATATTCTAAAAGGGTCTGTGGGTTTTGCTATCCCAAAAGCTAAAATCAATGGCCTAGGGGAATTTCTGACTAAGCTTAATCCAGCTTCTAATATAGCTATTTACAAAGAGGTGTGGGAGACAATATTTCAATGTAAACTTCTGACACAAGAAAATGTTAAGATGAAACAATTGTGTAAGAGCAACGAAAGTCTCACTCAAGTTCAAAACCTTTATACAGATGTTTCAGACTTACGACTTGCAAATAacgtttataaggctgtgtatGCTGTGGCTTATGCCCTGCataacacatatgggtgttcaAAGAAGGACAGTGGACAAGAAAGTGCTAATGTGTGTACAAATCTAGCAGATAACCAGCAACCATGGCAG GTAGTCAATAATTTGAAGAAAATCCATTTCACCACTACAACTGGAGAGGATGTATTCTTTGATGAGAATGGAGACCCAGCAGCGAGGTATGATGTGCTGAACTGGCAGCAAGGCAACGATGGTAAAACAGTGTTTGTTAAAGTGGGTTTCTATGATGCCTCTCTGCAAACACACCTTCAGCTATCATTTATCAACAACAGTATAGCCTGGACCCACAATAAACCACAG GTGCCAGTCTCTGTGTGTAGTCAAAGTTGTCCCCCAGGCTCCAGGAAGGCTGTTCAGAAAGGAAGGCCAATCTGCTGTTTTGACTGTATACCATGCGCAGAGGGGGAAATAAGTAATATAACAG ATTCTATAACTTGTATCAAGTGCTCTCCTGATCTGTGGTCTAATGACAAGAAAGATACCTGTGTCTTAAAGCTGGTGGAATTCCTGTCATTTAAGGAAATAATGGGAATCATTCTTGTATCATTTTCTTTGTTAGGAGTATCTTTCACCATCTGCATTgctgtaattttctttaaacacaAGGACACACCTATTGTTAGAGCAAATAACTCTGAACTGAGCTTCTTGTTGCTCTTCTCACTGACTCTCTGTTTCCTCTGTTCACTTACTTTTATTGGTCAGCCCTCTGAGTGGTCTTGTATGCTGCGCCACACAGCATTTGGGATCACCTTTGTCCTCTGCATCTCCTGTGTTCTGGGGAAAACAGTAGTGGTGTTAATGGCCTTCAAGGCTACACATCCAGGTAGTAACGTCATGAAATGGTTTGGGCCTCTACAGCAGAGACTCTGTGTACTTGCCTTCACTCTTGTACAGGTCATTATTTGTGTACTGTGGTTAACAATATCCCCTCCCTTTCCACACAATAATATGAACTACTACAAGGAAAAGATTATATTAGAATGTAATGTAGGCTCAGCCATAGGTTTCTGGGTTGTGCTGGGATATATAGGACTTTTGGcacttttatgttttattttggctTTTCTGGCCCGCAAGCTGCCTGACAATTTCAATGAAGCAAAATTCATCACATTCAGCATACTCATATTCTGTGCAGTTTGGATCACCTTTATTCCGGCTTATGTCAGCTCTCCTGGAAAATTTACTGTAGCTGTGGAGATATTTGCCATTCTAGCATCAAGCTTTGGTTTactattttgcatatttgttcCAAAGTGTTATATAATCATATTGAAACCAGATAAGAATACTAAAAAGCAAATGATGGCTAAAGCACCTGTGAAATGA
- the LOC113534566 gene encoding extracellular calcium-sensing receptor-like: MVFAIEEINNRTDILPGIILGYKIYDTCGSVEMTTRASLSLVNGQGESSISVPCSKPETVQAIIGQTSSTPTIAISATVGPLHIPVVSHFATCACLSDRKKHPTFFRTVPSDYFQSRALAKLVKHFGWTWIGAVCSDNDYGKNGINEFISAAKEEGICVEYSQAFYKTDPREKILKIVEIIKASSSKVIVAFVADSDFGFLLREMALQNMTGFQWIGSESWISDLNTANAEWQHILKGSVGFAIPQAKINGLEEFLTMLNPASNVDLYKELWETIFQCKLLTQENVKMKQLCKSNESLTQVQNLYTDVSDLRIANNVYKAVYAVAYALHNSYSCSERERGQEGANVCTNLADIQEPWKVSNELKKIHFTTTTEEDVFFDENGDPAARYDVLNWQQGKDGKTMFVKVGFYDASLQTHLQLSFKNNSIVWAHNKPQVPVSVCSHSCPLGFRKAVQKGRPICCFDCIPCAEGEISNITDSLTCIKCPPDLWSNDKKDTCVLKLVEFLSFQEIMGIILVSFSLLGVFLTICIAVIFFKHKDTPIVRANNSELSFLLLFSLTLCFLCSITFIGWPSDWSCMLRHTAFGITFVLCISCLLGKTLVVLMAFRATLPGSNVMKWFGPVQQRLSVLAFTLVQVIICVLWLTISPPFPYSNMNYYKEKIILECNVGSAIGFWAVLGYIGLLALLCFILAFLARKLPDNFNEAKFITFSILIFCAVWITFIPAYFSSPGKFTVAVEIFAILASSFGLLFCIFVPKCYIIMLKPDKNTKKQMMAKAPAKSF; the protein is encoded by the exons aTGGTATTTGCCATTGAGGAAATAAACAATAGAACTGATATTCTTCCAGGGATCATTTTGGGTTATAAAATCTATGATACCTGTGGATCAGTTGAAATGACCACAAGAGCCTCCTTGTCTTTAGTCAATGGCCAAGGAGAAAGTTCAATTTCAGTGCCCTGTTCAAAACCTGAAACTGTTCAAGCAATCATAGGACAAACATCGTCTACCCCCACTATTGCCATATCTGCTACAGTGGGACCTTTGCACATACCTGTG GTGAGTCACTTTGCAACATGTGCATGCCTAAGcgacagaaaaaaacacccaaCTTTCTTCAGAACTGTTCCCAGTGATTATTTCCAGAGCAGAGCTTTGGCAAAGCTGGTCAAACATTTTGGATGGACCTGGATAGGAGCCGTATGCAGTGATAATGACTATGGGAAAAATGGTATAAATGAATTTATCAGTGCAGCCAAAGAAGAGGGAATATGTGTTGAGTATTCCCAGGCATTTTATAAGACAGACCCCAGagaaaaaattttgaaaatagtTGAAATTATCAAGGCTTCAAGCTCCAAAGTTATTGTAGCTTTTGTCGCAGACTCTGACTTTGGGTTTCTTCTGAGGGAAATGGCCTTGCAAAACATGACTGGGTTTCAGTGGATTGGAAGTGAGTCCTGGATCTCAGATTTGAACACTGCCAATGCTGAATGGCAGCATATTCTGAAAGGGTCTGTGGGTTTTGCTATCCCACAAGCTAAAATCAATGGCCTAGAGGAATTTCTAACCATGCTTAATCCAGCTTCTAATGTAGATCTTTACAAAGAGTTGTGGGAGacaatatttcagtgtaaactTCTGACACAAGAAAATGTTAAGATGAAACAATTGTGCAAGAGCAATGAAAGTCTCACTCAAGTTCAAAACCTTTATACAGATGTTTCAGACTTACGAATTGCAAATAatgtttataaggctgtgtatGCTGTGGCTTATGCCCTGCACAACAGTTACAGCTGTTCAGAGAGGGAGCGTGGACAAGAAGGTGCTAATGTATGTACAAACCTAGCAGATATCCAGGAACCATGGAAG GTATCAAATGAGTTGAAGAAAATCCATTTCACCACTACAACAGAAGAGGATGTATTCTTTGATGAGAATGGAGACCCAGCAGCGAGGTATGATGTGCTGAACTGGCAGCAAGGCAAAGATGGTAAAACAATGTTTGTTAAAGTGGGCTTCTATGATGCCTCTCTGCAAACACACCTTCAactatcatttaaaaacaacagcataGTCTGGGCCCACAATAAACCACAG GTGCCAGTCTCTGTGTGTAGCCACAGTTGTCCCCTAGGCTTCAGGAAGGCTGTGCAGAAAGGAAGGCCAATCTGCTGCTTTGACTGTATACCATGCGCAGAGGGGGAAATAAGTAATATAACAG aTTCTCTAACTTGCATCAAGTGCCCTCCTGATCTGTGGTCTAATGACAAGAAAGATACCTGTGTCTTAAAGCTGGTTGAATTCTTGTCATTTCAGGAAATAATGGGAATCATTCTTGTATCATTTTCTTTGTTAGGAGTATTTTTGACCATCTGCATTgctgtaattttctttaaacacaAGGACACACCAATTGTTAGAGCAAATAATTCTGAGCTGAGCTTTCTGTTGCtcttctctctgactctgtgtttcctctgttcAATTACTTTTATTGGATGGCCCTCTGATTGGTCCTGTATGCTGCGCCACACAGCATTTGGGATCACCTTTGTCCTCTGCATCTCCTGTCTTCTGGGTAAGACATTAGTGGTGTTAATGGCCTTCAGGGCTACACTTCCAGGTAGTAACGTCATGAAATGGTTTGGGCCTGtacagcagagactcagtgTACTTGCCTTCACTCTTGTACAGGTCATTATTTGTGTACTTTGGTTAACAATATCCCCTCCTTTTCCATACAGTAATATGAACTACTACAAGGAAAAGATTATATTAGAATGTAATGTAGGCTCAGCTATAGGTTTCTGGGCTGTGCTGGGATATATAGGACTCCTGgctcttttgtgttttattttggcaTTTTTGGCCCGCAAGCTGCCTGACAATTTCAATGAAGCCAAATTCATCACATTCAGCATACTCATATTCTGTGCAGTTTGGATCACTTTTATTCCTGCTTATTTCAGCTCTCCTGGAAAATTCACTGTAGCTGTAGAGATATTTGCCATTTTAGCCTCAAGCTTTGGTTTACTATTCTGCATATTTGTTCCAAAGTGCTATATAATCATGCTAAAACCAGATAAGAATACTAAAAAGCAAATGATGGCTAAAGCACCTGCTAAATCATTTTAG